One window of Dendropsophus ebraccatus isolate aDenEbr1 chromosome 13, aDenEbr1.pat, whole genome shotgun sequence genomic DNA carries:
- the LOC138770347 gene encoding jeltraxin-like, with protein MKEIFILLVLFSGFLVLKADKTIMLFPKQSITDYMTLKPVAKTLRQITVCLRSYSELTRGHSLFSLAMQNLDNAFLIFPIPPNQISISINNEDIYFRVDPEVLDWKHTCVTWDSGTGLVQLWINGKRYPRRVSNSKTPLGPKISVILGQEQENFGGGFDQNQCFVGELSDVNMWDYVLPLKDIKSFLNECSTLCGNIYCWVGGSYTVKGKVLTLTHQSYHMGQCKST; from the exons atGAAAGAAATTTTCATTCTGCTTGTGCTTTTCTCTGGATTTCTTGTGCTAAAAG CTGATAAAACCATCATGCTTTTTCCGAAGCAATCAATTACGGACTATATGACTCTGAAACCTGTGGCGAAAACACTGAGACAAATTACTGTATGTCTGCGCTCCTACTCTGAGCTTACCCGAGGCCATTCTCTTTTCTCTTTAGCTATGCAAAACCTGGACAATGCTTTCCTTATTTTTCCAATACCTCCAAACCAAATTTCTATCTCCATAAATAATGAGGATATTTACTTCAGGGTGGATCCTGAGGTTCTAGACTGGAAACACACTTGTGTCACCTGGGACTCTGGGACAGGACTGGTCCAACTGTGGATCAATGGCAAGCGATACCCCAGAAGGGTTAGTAACAGCAAAACTCCATTAGGACCTAAGATCAGTGTCATCCTTGGGCAGGAGCAGGAAAACTTTGGTGGTGGGTTTGATCAGAATCAGTGCTTTGTAGGGGAATTAAGTGATGTCAACATGTGGGATTATGTTCTGCCCCTGAAAGATATAAAGTCCTTTTTGAATGAATGTTCTACTTTATGTGGAAATATCTATTGCTGGGTAGGTGGATCATACACAGTCAAAGGGAAGGTTCTTACCTTGACTCATCAGTCCTATCATATGGGGCAATGTAAGTCCACCTAA